In Sulfuracidifex metallicus DSM 6482 = JCM 9184, a single window of DNA contains:
- a CDS encoding DUF973 family protein, translating to MDFEMKKGLNNLKTGSLLSGVGLLLFEILSRLFVFLGFVGIALGFVGLYYLLNGFGSMNRVGLRTSGRTGVYLITAGLVILLISSILILVFLGRLILSGVVPSPLSLRALRGEIGVLAGFGFLSLISLILLLVGGILTGIAFYNLGNRINNDVIRVGGIFVAIPFLEFIGYFLTWLGINENVITSFNSYNNYQQYQPNYVQNQVGFVPYQIGVGTINSMGQAFFTLFSQAPIQIREAHLMDGSIIISTSTSIIPLQLSPGNNNVSIIFTAFQGNPGRTYMIRLFFMNGSFAEVAVKFI from the coding sequence ATGGACTTTGAAATGAAAAAAGGTTTGAATAATCTTAAGACTGGTTCATTGCTTTCTGGAGTAGGACTATTACTATTTGAAATACTGTCGAGACTATTTGTATTTCTGGGCTTTGTTGGGATAGCATTAGGTTTCGTTGGATTATATTACCTACTTAATGGCTTCGGATCCATGAACAGAGTTGGCTTACGAACGTCTGGAAGAACGGGAGTATACTTGATAACTGCGGGTCTCGTTATCTTGCTTATTTCGTCGATTCTAATTTTAGTTTTTTTAGGTAGATTAATATTAAGTGGAGTAGTTCCTTCGCCTCTATCCTTAAGAGCTTTAAGGGGAGAAATAGGAGTATTAGCAGGTTTCGGATTTTTATCGCTAATATCGTTAATTCTTCTTTTGGTGGGAGGAATACTTACTGGTATAGCGTTCTACAATCTAGGGAATAGAATAAATAACGACGTTATCAGAGTCGGAGGTATATTCGTTGCTATTCCTTTCTTAGAGTTCATAGGATATTTCCTTACATGGTTAGGAATAAACGAAAATGTCATTACGTCGTTCAACAGTTATAACAATTATCAACAGTATCAACCCAATTACGTTCAAAACCAAGTGGGATTTGTTCCATATCAAATAGGAGTGGGAACTATAAATTCTATGGGACAAGCCTTCTTTACTCTATTTTCTCAAGCTCCCATTCAGATAAGGGAAGCACATCTCATGGACGGCAGCATTATTATATCTACTTCTACTTCTATTATTCCACTTCAACTATCACCAGGTAACAATAATGTCTCCATAATTTTTACGGCATTTCAAGGCAACCCCGGAAGGACTTATATGATTAGGCTTTTCTTCATGAATGGAAGTTTCGCAGAAGTTGCAGTTAAATTCATATAA
- a CDS encoding thiamine pyrophosphate-binding protein, whose amino-acid sequence MTSVAEVIAKVLEENGIERVYGVPGDSIDPFVDAIRQSKRIKYIQVRHEEGAAFAAGAEAKITGKPAVCMGTSGPGSIHLINGLYDAKMDHIPLIALTGQVETDMLGHDYFQEVNLLKLMDDVSVFNEMVIDPKNAEYLIRRAIREAVTKKGVAHLNLPVNVLRMSTDYHKAEETKTPEMDYIIDFTDVVNMINEAKKPAILIGGGSRGASTEINQFAEKIGSPVIYALNGKGVLPDDDPKVMGGLGLLGSKPSMEAIDHTDLLIMLGTSFPYVNFFPKDIKVIQVDIDPSNMGKRIHPNVKFPVPVRSFLKIREKVKEKEEKYYHKMKEIKEDWLKDLEKQENERSSPLKPQRVARLISQRCEKDAVIVTDVGNVTMWTARHFRASGKQTFIFSPWLGSMGVGIPSAVGASLATGKQVIAFVGDGGFAMTMMEMITARKYNLPIKIIVYNNSKLGMIKFEQEVMGYPEWGVDLWNPDFMKLSDAMGFVGMRMSDFDESESVVEKFLNLKEPALLEAVVDPNERPMPPKLTFSQAEKYVISIFRERLEKL is encoded by the coding sequence ATGACATCCGTTGCAGAAGTAATAGCAAAGGTCCTTGAAGAGAACGGAATAGAGAGAGTTTACGGAGTTCCAGGGGATTCTATAGATCCTTTCGTAGATGCAATTAGACAATCGAAGAGGATAAAGTATATTCAGGTTAGACATGAAGAGGGTGCGGCTTTTGCGGCTGGAGCTGAAGCGAAGATAACGGGAAAGCCTGCGGTTTGCATGGGCACTTCAGGACCTGGATCAATACATCTAATCAACGGACTTTATGATGCAAAGATGGATCATATACCATTGATAGCATTAACGGGACAAGTTGAAACTGACATGTTGGGTCACGATTACTTCCAGGAAGTGAACCTACTGAAGCTCATGGACGACGTTTCAGTGTTCAATGAAATGGTGATAGATCCTAAGAATGCCGAATATCTTATTAGGAGAGCAATAAGGGAAGCCGTAACCAAGAAGGGGGTTGCACATCTAAACCTACCAGTTAACGTGCTCAGGATGAGCACAGATTACCACAAGGCTGAGGAGACAAAGACCCCTGAGATGGACTACATTATAGACTTCACTGATGTTGTAAACATGATTAATGAGGCTAAGAAGCCAGCGATCCTAATTGGAGGAGGTAGCAGAGGAGCCTCAACTGAAATAAACCAGTTCGCCGAGAAAATTGGATCACCGGTAATCTACGCTTTAAATGGAAAAGGTGTGCTTCCTGACGATGATCCCAAGGTTATGGGAGGATTAGGTCTTCTTGGATCTAAGCCGTCAATGGAGGCTATCGACCATACTGATCTTCTCATAATGTTAGGTACTTCTTTCCCTTATGTGAATTTCTTTCCTAAGGACATAAAGGTAATTCAAGTTGACATTGATCCTTCCAACATGGGAAAAAGAATTCATCCTAACGTAAAATTTCCCGTTCCAGTAAGGTCATTCCTTAAGATTAGGGAAAAGGTGAAAGAAAAAGAAGAGAAATATTATCATAAGATGAAAGAAATTAAGGAGGACTGGTTGAAGGATCTCGAGAAACAAGAAAATGAACGCTCATCTCCCCTTAAACCCCAGAGGGTTGCACGCCTAATTTCTCAGAGATGCGAAAAGGATGCAGTCATAGTAACTGACGTAGGTAATGTTACAATGTGGACGGCTAGGCATTTTAGAGCCAGCGGAAAACAGACCTTCATCTTCTCTCCTTGGCTCGGTTCAATGGGGGTCGGAATTCCTTCCGCAGTTGGAGCTTCACTTGCAACGGGAAAACAAGTAATAGCCTTCGTAGGTGATGGAGGATTTGCAATGACAATGATGGAGATGATCACTGCAAGGAAGTACAATCTACCGATAAAGATCATAGTTTATAACAATTCAAAACTAGGCATGATAAAGTTCGAACAAGAGGTAATGGGATATCCTGAGTGGGGAGTCGACTTGTGGAATCCAGACTTCATGAAGTTGTCAGATGCAATGGGATTCGTTGGAATGAGGATGAGCGACTTCGATGAAAGCGAGAGCGTAGTAGAGAAATTTCTTAACCTGAAGGAGCCAGCTCTCCTTGAGGCGGTTGTTGACCCGAACGAGAGACCTATGCCGCCTAAGTTGACCTTCTCTCAGGCCGAAAAATACGTAATCTCCATTTTCAGGGAGAGGCTAGAGAAATTATGA
- a CDS encoding glycopeptidase, giving the protein MKGRSLFIVSIFIISVLTLMPAIGSSAFNVTAHQNLLVAPRYFNITSPSSYFNQDPYFYSFEAYHANITGKPEVINIGTNVLFNDTGLSPIARTVNIPQGNYSMEILNVSIREFNGTQYDRQVYIFADGVPIFWGSTQEIHNSTAEAIVTPFENLLKGNVTFDLVIENFYDAKVNITGLYEMNVSLLLYPGSVPYQLPNEFIPLFINDSGYNYSYVVLNPIKDSVSSNVSIPMGTYKAQLLLYEEGGGLDEFWYANEPATRQILVYYNGYLAGDVNPFETIYTGGIDLFYWKPVTSADTLSYHSPYFIDLTPMLTISHNANITFKVTNLKTALQLTGSTAYDWDLSGVLMLWVNQSNPMIGGKLISYTGDFIDSSPIFISGYTPSSCYYLEGGHFLINYSSVLIFNHGKEIASTQQEGKFTARQTFNSVYQYVYLDEEFQESVKDEGIYNYTLKVEGNYPLSMYSDAVAIPLTPTSKIPYNLSYVQNGSLTLSPTFQERYTFNNDSGYCTLHENVNSLGGFSGIIEVINKYGGSVLVSLTSNNAVTSKTLNLTFVQNDRGFTENFYAQGIQNSTVNISGYYSHISEKYSYIGDPSIYETFSIIKGIYHMIYGIEIKFLKLILHI; this is encoded by the coding sequence ATGAAAGGGAGATCATTATTTATAGTTTCAATTTTTATTATATCAGTTCTAACTTTAATGCCTGCCATAGGAAGCTCAGCATTTAACGTTACGGCCCACCAGAACTTGTTAGTTGCTCCTAGGTACTTCAACATAACCTCGCCTTCCTCCTACTTCAACCAAGATCCATATTTCTACTCCTTTGAGGCTTACCACGCTAACATTACCGGAAAACCCGAGGTAATTAACATAGGAACTAACGTACTCTTTAACGATACCGGACTCTCTCCCATAGCTAGAACAGTTAACATACCACAAGGAAACTATTCCATGGAGATATTGAACGTGAGCATTAGAGAATTTAACGGAACCCAATATGACAGACAAGTTTACATATTCGCTGATGGAGTTCCGATATTCTGGGGATCCACTCAGGAGATCCATAACTCAACTGCTGAGGCTATTGTAACTCCTTTCGAGAACCTATTGAAAGGAAACGTTACCTTCGACCTAGTAATAGAGAACTTCTACGACGCAAAGGTTAACATAACCGGGCTATACGAAATGAACGTGTCCCTCTTGCTGTATCCAGGAAGTGTTCCCTATCAACTTCCCAATGAATTCATACCGTTGTTTATCAACGATTCAGGGTACAATTACTCCTATGTAGTATTGAACCCCATTAAGGACTCAGTTTCGTCCAACGTGTCTATACCTATGGGAACTTACAAAGCTCAGCTTTTACTGTATGAGGAAGGAGGAGGCTTAGACGAGTTTTGGTACGCCAACGAACCAGCAACTAGGCAGATCTTAGTTTATTATAATGGATACCTGGCTGGAGATGTCAATCCGTTTGAGACAATTTACACTGGAGGAATTGACTTATTCTATTGGAAGCCAGTTACTTCAGCAGATACTTTGTCTTATCACTCTCCTTACTTTATAGACTTGACTCCAATGTTGACTATTTCTCATAACGCAAATATTACGTTTAAAGTTACTAACTTGAAGACGGCCCTTCAGCTTACTGGCTCTACAGCTTATGACTGGGACCTCTCTGGAGTGCTAATGTTGTGGGTAAACCAAAGTAATCCAATGATTGGAGGAAAATTAATCAGCTACACTGGAGACTTCATAGATTCATCGCCTATATTCATCTCTGGATATACGCCAAGTTCATGCTATTACCTTGAGGGCGGACACTTCCTGATAAATTATAGCTCAGTGTTGATATTCAATCATGGGAAAGAGATCGCGTCAACGCAGCAAGAAGGGAAGTTCACTGCCAGACAAACTTTCAATTCTGTATATCAGTACGTATACTTAGATGAGGAGTTCCAGGAGAGTGTAAAGGATGAGGGAATTTACAACTATACTCTAAAAGTAGAGGGCAATTATCCTTTATCTATGTACTCCGATGCTGTAGCTATTCCGTTGACTCCAACCTCTAAGATCCCATACAATTTATCTTACGTTCAAAACGGATCATTGACGTTGTCCCCAACCTTCCAAGAGAGATACACCTTCAACAACGACTCAGGTTATTGTACCCTTCACGAGAATGTGAACAGTCTTGGTGGATTCTCGGGAATAATTGAGGTAATAAATAAATATGGTGGAAGCGTGCTAGTGTCTTTAACGTCAAATAATGCAGTAACATCAAAAACCTTGAACCTAACCTTCGTTCAAAACGATAGAGGTTTCACTGAAAACTTCTATGCCCAGGGAATACAGAACAGCACGGTTAACATTAGCGGATACTATTCTCACATCTCTGAGAAGTATTCTTACATTGGAGACCCATCTATCTATGAGACCTTCAGTATAATTAAGGGAATATACCATATGATATATGGAATCGAAATTAAATTCCTAAAGTTAATTTTACACATATAA
- a CDS encoding protease pro-enzyme activation domain-containing protein: protein MYKYLGILIGSLFILSLGQIGIAYSIPQTGYIGPTLQGTTMKPLPSNQEVCIFIMIPPKNMNLLYFIAQEVHNGQIHPLSKSQEISMFGNVEKEKEVVSFLKKEGFNVTFSSPFSVTAIGRTYLINQAFETSLFTYYYNGEEYYKPSTMPVIPKQLRGTLVSLTNFTDFSPQYISIPQTGGVLSPSQIPGTQFSAVMYTPQELQGAYNVTGPEGKNVTVVILDAYGDPEIRQDVAAFDRMFNLPPVNLTITPVGPYHPLLGLLTGWYEEVALDVEAVHSIAPYAKIDLVVASNAGPALYQAIDYIVSEDLGQVVDMSFGLPENLITATGFYYYYQGQPQINYPWVDYYFALGASEGISFFAASGDEGAYGGTPTYYGGVSFPSTSPFVTSVGGTSLFVNITSGELGMPGSNATYGYETAWSVEPQYEQPSVSTISSDGGYSTLFPAPWYQIPVIHSKVRTTPDVSADANPYTGMEIVVTGENTVIGGTSLAAQLWGGFAADVISYVGHPIGLFNPYLYEIYNNKTQYEMAFHPVTIGFNGEYEANSSYNLVTGIGSPNVGELEVIMKQLVNQPSLKISISTFQSGTKYPWYQYSTNFTVVASISLPNSSIITSGTFSAYVYTTQGFLMSIPLHFNGSYWVGEIHVSKGDPPNVWSLMVNGTIDGVKGVAFTDVDVGDGINVLTPEANIGISSPFTYQVCIYQPNGSPVKVNSSTSHFIQNGKDVFNVTLLPTSTPGLYQGEGEVIPPNPEGVYIVITNSSEFNVYSWEVVGGFIYGLVLMPVNDGAGSINPGENFTVLATSYDKLGLGFFTGNSTVYIYNMQGKLVYSKEMVPAPAVTQFFRYNLLSYDEANITLPSNFTQGFYKLIVSSEINTSVGMCLQNFTTGFYVGSNQGEGQAKVASEVYQGQNVTVYADITYANGTPITDGEFVATLIPEQSIYDSIIQEFNYGVPMQYNSTIHEWEAKIQVPSIYSREGLYSASGPAIVEISGTSALGNNLVINSSTFVMPYTFMKGNVTSPEEFTSIYSPSLSIDNTSAKVSSSVLNKIVVNHGTLVISSSQVRCVEAIDSNVTIEGSNVGNSYTAFLLRNSNLTLVNVDLHNVHYAFNISNSTVNEIGVSSYNITSISTLPTPTVTSISPINVTTNSTTITVKVSGENLKVVQLTVNGENVTHFTVQRSSSGLTLQIPFSNLPGGLYSYQLKVFDGLPYTLSFNVYNSYPQVEEAGLTHALSQAKSSIISLSTYLDIAYIIAIIGVILGLSSLLMSRRVRK, encoded by the coding sequence ATGTATAAATATCTAGGGATTCTCATAGGTTCCCTATTCATTCTAAGCCTAGGGCAAATAGGAATAGCATATTCGATACCTCAAACCGGCTACATAGGGCCCACGTTACAAGGAACGACGATGAAACCACTTCCATCAAATCAAGAAGTATGTATCTTCATTATGATACCACCAAAGAATATGAATTTGCTATATTTTATTGCACAGGAAGTACACAACGGACAAATCCATCCTCTTTCTAAATCTCAAGAAATATCGATGTTCGGAAACGTGGAGAAGGAGAAGGAGGTAGTTTCTTTTTTAAAGAAGGAGGGATTTAACGTTACCTTCTCCTCACCCTTCTCAGTTACTGCCATTGGAAGGACATATCTGATTAATCAAGCGTTCGAAACGAGTCTATTTACATATTATTACAATGGTGAAGAATATTATAAACCATCAACCATGCCAGTCATACCTAAACAACTTAGGGGAACTCTCGTAAGTCTCACTAACTTTACTGACTTCTCCCCTCAATACATCAGTATACCTCAAACAGGAGGAGTTTTGTCTCCATCTCAGATACCAGGAACCCAGTTTTCCGCAGTAATGTATACTCCTCAAGAACTACAGGGAGCCTATAATGTCACCGGTCCTGAAGGTAAAAATGTAACAGTGGTTATACTAGATGCGTATGGAGACCCAGAGATAAGGCAGGACGTTGCTGCGTTCGATAGGATGTTCAACCTTCCACCCGTTAACCTAACCATAACTCCTGTTGGTCCTTATCATCCTTTGTTGGGACTCTTGACCGGTTGGTACGAGGAAGTTGCACTTGACGTTGAGGCAGTGCACTCCATAGCACCTTACGCTAAGATAGATTTAGTTGTTGCATCAAATGCCGGTCCAGCTCTTTATCAAGCAATAGACTACATAGTGAGCGAAGATCTGGGACAAGTGGTCGATATGAGCTTCGGATTACCTGAAAACTTAATTACAGCAACTGGATTTTATTATTACTATCAAGGACAACCTCAAATTAATTATCCATGGGTAGATTATTACTTTGCACTGGGAGCCTCGGAGGGAATTTCCTTCTTTGCGGCATCTGGAGATGAGGGAGCTTATGGGGGTACTCCAACCTATTACGGCGGAGTATCATTCCCGTCTACTTCGCCTTTCGTAACATCTGTAGGAGGTACCTCACTGTTCGTTAACATAACCTCTGGGGAACTTGGAATGCCCGGTTCTAACGCAACGTATGGATATGAAACTGCGTGGAGTGTAGAACCTCAGTACGAACAACCATCAGTTAGCACAATATCCTCAGACGGAGGTTATAGTACGCTTTTTCCCGCTCCTTGGTATCAAATTCCAGTTATCCATTCAAAAGTTAGGACTACTCCTGATGTATCAGCAGACGCCAACCCTTACACTGGAATGGAGATCGTAGTAACTGGAGAAAATACAGTTATAGGAGGAACAAGTTTAGCTGCACAGCTCTGGGGAGGTTTCGCAGCTGACGTAATATCCTATGTTGGACACCCGATAGGACTGTTCAACCCTTATCTTTACGAGATATATAATAACAAGACTCAATACGAAATGGCGTTTCACCCAGTTACGATTGGTTTCAACGGAGAATATGAAGCCAATTCGTCCTATAACTTGGTAACAGGGATAGGGTCTCCAAACGTAGGAGAGCTTGAGGTAATCATGAAGCAACTTGTGAACCAGCCTTCACTTAAGATATCCATTTCAACGTTTCAAAGCGGTACTAAATATCCTTGGTATCAATATTCCACTAATTTCACAGTTGTGGCTTCAATATCCTTACCAAACTCCTCAATAATTACATCCGGCACATTCAGTGCGTACGTCTATACTACGCAGGGGTTTCTAATGAGTATACCGCTTCACTTTAACGGTTCCTATTGGGTTGGAGAAATACACGTAAGTAAGGGAGATCCGCCAAACGTATGGAGCTTAATGGTAAACGGAACGATAGATGGCGTGAAAGGAGTAGCCTTCACTGACGTTGACGTAGGAGATGGAATTAACGTGCTAACGCCGGAAGCTAATATAGGTATAAGCTCTCCTTTCACTTATCAAGTGTGCATATATCAACCAAATGGATCTCCTGTTAAGGTAAATTCTTCAACTTCTCATTTCATTCAGAACGGGAAGGACGTCTTTAATGTCACGTTATTACCAACAAGTACGCCAGGATTATATCAAGGCGAAGGAGAGGTAATTCCGCCAAATCCAGAAGGAGTTTACATTGTGATAACTAACAGCAGTGAATTTAACGTTTACTCATGGGAAGTTGTGGGAGGTTTCATATACGGGTTAGTTTTAATGCCAGTTAATGACGGAGCCGGGTCCATTAATCCAGGGGAGAACTTCACTGTATTAGCGACCTCTTATGATAAATTAGGCTTAGGTTTCTTCACTGGTAATAGCACTGTTTACATTTACAACATGCAAGGTAAGCTTGTATATTCAAAGGAAATGGTTCCAGCCCCAGCTGTTACCCAATTCTTCCGGTATAACTTGTTAAGTTACGACGAGGCTAACATAACCCTGCCAAGCAATTTCACGCAAGGGTTCTATAAGCTCATTGTATCCTCGGAGATAAACACCTCTGTGGGGATGTGTCTTCAGAACTTCACCACTGGGTTCTACGTCGGTTCAAATCAAGGAGAGGGACAAGCTAAAGTAGCAAGTGAAGTATACCAAGGACAGAACGTGACAGTTTACGCAGACATAACCTATGCCAATGGAACACCCATAACGGATGGAGAATTCGTAGCTACACTCATACCAGAGCAATCGATATACGATTCAATCATTCAGGAATTTAACTATGGTGTTCCAATGCAATACAATTCAACTATCCACGAATGGGAGGCAAAAATCCAAGTTCCCTCAATATATTCTAGGGAGGGACTATATTCTGCCTCGGGACCTGCGATAGTGGAAATATCAGGGACATCAGCTCTAGGTAATAATCTAGTGATCAACTCCTCCACCTTCGTGATGCCCTACACCTTCATGAAGGGTAACGTGACGTCTCCAGAAGAATTTACATCAATATACTCTCCTTCTCTATCTATAGATAACACCTCAGCTAAGGTAAGTAGTTCAGTACTAAATAAGATCGTGGTAAATCACGGAACCTTAGTTATATCTTCGTCTCAGGTTAGATGCGTAGAGGCTATTGACTCAAACGTAACAATAGAGGGAAGCAACGTAGGAAATAGCTATACCGCATTTCTCCTTAGGAACTCCAACTTGACTCTAGTTAACGTAGATCTACATAATGTACACTACGCGTTCAACATTTCAAACTCTACTGTGAACGAGATAGGCGTGTCGTCATATAATATTACATCAATATCTACCTTGCCGACTCCTACAGTTACATCCATTTCGCCCATTAACGTGACTACCAACTCTACCACGATAACAGTCAAGGTAAGCGGAGAAAACCTCAAAGTAGTTCAGCTTACGGTGAACGGAGAGAATGTAACCCACTTTACGGTACAGAGATCTTCCTCTGGTTTAACCCTACAGATACCTTTCAGCAACTTGCCAGGAGGGCTTTACAGTTATCAGTTGAAGGTATTCGACGGATTGCCTTATACGCTGTCTTTTAACGTTTACAATTCATATCCTCAAGTCGAAGAGGCTGGATTGACCCACGCACTTTCTCAAGCTAAGAGTTCCATAATCTCCTTGTCCACTTATCTTGATATAGCATATATAATAGCCATAATAGGCGTAATTCTAGGTTTGAGTTCCTTGTTAATGTCCAGGCGGGTGAGAAAATGA
- the gltA gene encoding citrate synthase: MQVSRGLEDVIIKTTSLTFIDGEKGILRYRGYDIQDLVKASYEELIYLMLYGELPNKEELEKVKGIINESYEVPESVINVLFSLGRSCDPLGMMETAFGAMASIYDPKWDRNTDKETALKIIAKASTITCNIMRSKEGLKPRTPEPSESYAKSFLRSTFDREPRADEIRAMNASLILYTDHEVPASTTAGLVTASTLSDMYSCIVSALSALKGPLHGGAAEGAFKQFQEIGSPDKVEEWFSETMKEKKRIMGFGHRVYKTYDPRARIFKELADSLSSKNPKAREYYVIASKLEEVGLRELHERKLYPNTDFYSGIVFYSIGFPVYMFTPLFALARMLGWTSHFIEYVEEQHRLIRPRAAYVGPDRRAFKPIEERSKKV; the protein is encoded by the coding sequence ATGCAGGTAAGCAGAGGTCTTGAGGATGTAATTATCAAGACTACATCGCTTACCTTCATTGACGGAGAGAAAGGAATTCTACGTTATCGTGGATACGACATACAAGATCTCGTGAAAGCGTCTTATGAAGAATTAATTTACCTAATGCTTTATGGAGAATTACCTAACAAGGAGGAACTTGAGAAAGTTAAGGGAATTATAAACGAATCGTACGAGGTTCCTGAGAGCGTCATTAACGTTCTATTTTCCTTGGGAAGGTCATGTGATCCGCTGGGTATGATGGAGACCGCTTTCGGTGCTATGGCTTCTATCTATGATCCTAAGTGGGATAGAAACACCGACAAGGAAACTGCTCTAAAGATTATCGCAAAGGCTTCTACAATTACTTGCAACATTATGAGGTCAAAGGAAGGTCTTAAGCCGAGGACTCCAGAGCCGTCGGAGAGTTACGCAAAGAGTTTTCTAAGATCAACCTTTGATAGGGAACCTAGGGCGGACGAGATAAGGGCTATGAATGCAAGCCTAATCCTCTATACAGATCATGAAGTTCCAGCTTCTACCACAGCAGGTCTAGTTACTGCATCCACACTTTCAGACATGTATTCATGTATAGTTTCAGCTTTATCAGCACTTAAGGGTCCATTGCATGGAGGCGCAGCTGAAGGTGCGTTCAAGCAATTTCAGGAAATTGGTTCCCCAGACAAGGTGGAGGAATGGTTCTCAGAAACCATGAAGGAAAAGAAGAGGATCATGGGATTCGGGCATAGGGTCTACAAGACCTACGATCCTAGGGCTAGAATATTTAAGGAGTTAGCTGACTCTCTCTCCTCCAAGAATCCCAAGGCTAGGGAGTATTACGTGATAGCTTCGAAGCTGGAGGAGGTAGGCCTGAGGGAGCTGCATGAAAGGAAATTATATCCTAATACTGATTTCTATTCAGGAATAGTATTTTATTCTATCGGCTTTCCAGTTTATATGTTCACCCCATTATTCGCTCTTGCGAGGATGTTAGGATGGACCTCCCACTTTATAGAGTACGTGGAGGAACAACATAGACTGATAAGACCTAGAGCTGCATACGTCGGTCCTGATAGAAGAGCTTTTAAGCCAATTGAGGAGAGGTCTAAGAAAGTATAA
- a CDS encoding CBS domain-containing protein produces the protein MMQEKIKKLIAKPVVTVTRKMTVLDTVKLMASQGIGSALVVDDDGKPVGIFTERDLLMSVARGDSLNTAVEKICTMGNLITVGEDDPIGKAAELMHEHNIRHLIVTNKEGKPVGVISIRDIINEKHLLSAISSKPDDEWVGGD, from the coding sequence ATGATGCAAGAGAAAATTAAAAAATTAATCGCGAAACCCGTAGTTACCGTTACCAGAAAGATGACCGTTTTAGACACGGTTAAGTTGATGGCATCTCAAGGAATTGGATCAGCACTAGTTGTAGACGATGATGGAAAACCTGTAGGTATATTTACTGAAAGGGATCTTCTCATGTCCGTTGCAAGAGGAGATTCACTAAATACTGCCGTGGAGAAGATATGCACAATGGGCAACCTGATCACAGTAGGCGAGGACGATCCAATCGGTAAGGCGGCGGAGTTAATGCATGAACATAATATTAGACACTTAATAGTTACAAACAAGGAAGGTAAACCGGTTGGGGTTATTTCAATTAGGGACATAATTAACGAGAAACACTTACTATCTGCAATCTCATCGAAGCCAGACGACGAATGGGTGGGGGGTGATTAA
- the prpB gene encoding methylisocitrate lyase: protein MLWNFQDNFVIAPGVFNPFSALLAKRANFKAIYLSGGGLTSSLGLPDLGVITLDEITWMLRRITDVVNLPIIVDADTGFGEALNVYRAVKVLEKAGATAIHIEDQVMPKKCGHLQGKEVISTKEMIAKIKAALMARKELMIIARIDSRGVMGLRDAIERGKAYVDAGADVIFPEALESKEEFLQFRKEIGSDVKLMANMTEFGKTPLITAEEFKSMGYNVVIFPVTAFRVAAKAMEEAYNAIAKDGSQRSLMGKMMTRREQYDVINYDFYEDLDSSMAKGL, encoded by the coding sequence TTGTTATGGAACTTTCAAGATAACTTTGTGATAGCTCCAGGGGTGTTTAATCCGTTTTCAGCTCTTCTGGCGAAGAGGGCAAATTTCAAGGCTATTTACTTGTCAGGCGGAGGTCTAACCTCTTCCCTTGGGCTTCCTGATTTGGGCGTAATAACTTTGGACGAAATAACGTGGATGTTGAGGAGAATAACTGACGTAGTTAACTTGCCGATCATAGTAGATGCTGACACGGGCTTCGGCGAGGCTTTGAACGTGTATAGAGCTGTGAAAGTACTTGAGAAGGCTGGAGCCACGGCTATTCATATAGAGGATCAGGTGATGCCTAAAAAATGCGGTCATCTCCAAGGTAAGGAAGTGATATCAACTAAGGAAATGATAGCCAAGATAAAGGCCGCCCTGATGGCAAGGAAAGAATTAATGATAATAGCAAGAATAGACTCAAGGGGAGTAATGGGATTACGCGACGCAATAGAAAGGGGAAAGGCCTATGTTGATGCTGGGGCAGACGTCATTTTTCCGGAAGCTTTAGAGAGCAAGGAAGAGTTCTTACAATTCAGGAAAGAAATTGGAAGCGATGTTAAGTTAATGGCTAACATGACTGAGTTCGGGAAGACACCCCTAATCACTGCAGAGGAATTCAAGTCTATGGGTTACAACGTCGTTATCTTCCCCGTTACGGCGTTCAGGGTAGCTGCAAAGGCTATGGAGGAAGCATACAACGCTATCGCCAAAGATGGATCTCAAAGAAGCCTCATGGGTAAGATGATGACTAGAAGGGAGCAATACGACGTAATAAACTATGACTTCTATGAAGACCTAGATAGTTCCATGGCGAAAGGTTTATAG